The sequence below is a genomic window from Corynebacterium afermentans subsp. afermentans.
CGCTTCAGGCAACTCACTGACCACGCCCTTGTCCTCCGGGTCCGAGCCAATCACGGAATCGTGAGCGATTGCCGGCGCCGCCGCAACCAACGCCGCAGTGGCCGCTGCGGCTGCGACCGCGCAACCTCGTGTGAATGTTGCCGGGCTGAGCATGGTGCCTCCTCAAATAAAACCAACGCGCAGACTGGTGCTAAGAGCACTAGTCGTATCCAAACCAACGTTAGTTCCCGTCACACCCGCCCCAAAACTATGAACCGGGCAACGCAGCCTAAACGCCGATATCGGCGTTTACCCCCGGGCCCGAGACGCGACCTGGGCTTTCCCAAGGGCCGAACCCACAAATGCCGATATCGGCGTTTAGGGTTAAACGACAAAAAGTGTGTCTGGAATCGACGATTTTCAGGGTTTGACCTGTAGGTTTCAGGGAAATATATGCTTCGGGGGCATATATTTAGGTCTCGAGCGTTCAATCCTCGGTGTGGCTGCCGTGATGTGCTATGTGCGGCGTGGTGTGGTGTCGCAATGTCAAAGAACCAACCACGCTGCCACTGCGGCGGAGAAATGAAACGAAACGGCACCACTAGCAAAGGCACCACCAGGTGGCGCTGCAAACGATGCGGCGCCTCCAGCGTGAAACGCAGAAGCGACATCACCAACGCGGCGGCGTTCACCGTCTTCATCGACCACCTCACCACCGGCGCCAGCCTCGATACCGTTGCCCGCCGTGTGGGGTGCTCACCGCGCACGATGCAACGTCGATTCGAACCGTTCTGGTTCGTTGATGTGCCTGACCCCACCGCCGGCCACGACAAGCGGGTCTACGACCAGATCTTCCTTGACGGCACCTACACCGCTGGCGGCTGCTTGATCGTCGCGGCGACGATCGACCACGTGATTGCCTGGCACTGGTGCAAACACGAAACCACCCGCGACTACCAACTGCTGCTTGAGCGCATCGAAGCCCCACTCATCGCCGTCATCGACGGCGGCCAAGGCGCATACAGCGCGATCAAAAAGTGCTGGCCGACTACGAAAATTCAACGCTGCCTCGTCCACGCCCAACGCGTGGTACGCCGCTACACCACCAGTAACCCACGCACCGATGCCGGGCGCACCATCTACCGACTTGCGCTGAAGCTGACCCGGATCACCACGCTGGATGAAGCCGCTGCATGGGGTGCGCA
It includes:
- a CDS encoding IS1249 family transposase; amino-acid sequence: MSKNQPRCHCGGEMKRNGTTSKGTTRWRCKRCGASSVKRRSDITNAAAFTVFIDHLTTGASLDTVARRVGCSPRTMQRRFEPFWFVDVPDPTAGHDKRVYDQIFLDGTYTAGGCLIVAATIDHVIAWHWCKHETTRDYQLLLERIEAPLIAVIDGGQGAYSAIKKCWPTTKIQRCLVHAQRVVRRYTTSNPRTDAGRTIYRLALKLTRITTLDEAAAWGAQLHEFSTLYRSWMDEKTLVKDPKTGAWTRVWTHHNVRKAYNSLNHLWRSEMLFVYLNPPKAVLQPEWIKSTTNSLEGGINAQLKLLARTHRGRSGERQRRMLDWWLYLKTELPDDPVRIASQSDWGQGQLAKVSTLTRNENEADHETGRPALYDNAIDTNYTHSIGIQKGQI